The DNA segment TTGATGTATAAATATAGTAGAGAAAAACGTTTCTATTTTCTACAGCTAATTATGAGATAATAAGCCTCAAAACTGGCTCACAGAAATTAAACTGTTATGTTAATTCACAATATTGATTTTTAATCCTGCACTCATGTTTTTCaactattttttcttaatttaacaaaaatatttcataaaaataagagACTATTTGGAGCatacaaaagaataaaacacaagcaaaaagtGAAAGCcatgtgcaagaaaaaaaattaatttcattatatGATCTGAATTTCCATAggtaaaaatgagaattttttttcatggcttgTTCTTCCTATTTCTGTTCACTGTTACCATTCCAAGGAATAGAAAGACCATGAAAGATTTAGCAGTGTAATTACTTCTATCTTTAGCCACTACTTTGCAATGACAAAGACCCTTAAAATTGCTTACCTGCAAAATCTTTGAAAGTTTTTCTACTGCTGTATGTAAAAGTTCTCATTGAGTTATCATTACATTCCTTCACCAAACCCACAGTTTCAGCTCCCAGCAACAGCCTTAAGTGGGAAGCTCCAActagataaatattttcatctcCACTTTCTGTGACCAATGGTTTAACCAGCAGTTGTGCACCTTCAAAGtaaagaaaggcaaaataaggaagaaaatacataaaaattacaTCTCAAACCCCTAGTATTTTAGCATCCATCATACTGGACCTAGTTATCAGGAGCACTGAAGCTGCATCCTTTTAAGGGCACAAAGAATTAAGGCTTCAACAGCACCTGATGTGTGGTGTTTAGAATCTTGCAGGATCAACCCCTGATTCAGACCTGTTTCTGTGGAAGCACTCACAGACAATGAACTGGAACAACGGGGACAGTTTGGATCTACTCCCCTAATGCTCACATCACGCAAGCAACCAGTGCTTCTGCAAAGAGTCCCACTCACTTTAAGGAGACTAGACTTTAGAAACAGAAACATCTGATTTATCTAGCAGAGGCCTGAAAGCAAGTTTGTAGTCACAAATCCAATAGCCACGGAAATACTACTGACCATAAGATATAAGCTAAAACAGCCATAAATAATggctttctaaaaaaaaaaaaagtaaaaaaaaagtctaagaaattacaaattaatttgCCTAACTTCAACTCCTGGAAGTATACTAAAACAAGTAATGAAATATTGTCTTTGTAAGAGCCTACAAGCTAGCAAAAAGATAACTGAAATCCAACATTAATTTATCAAGTTAAATCGCTTCCTGCTAACTTAACTTCATTCTACAACGTGGTAGCAAGTCTTGTGGACAGGATAGTAGATGCCATGCATCTTCATTTTGGCAAGGCTTACAACATTCCATAAGCAACAAAAGAAACATGCTCTAGACAATTAATATAAAAACTGATATCAAAGCTATGTTGAAAGACAGGTTATCAGGGTTTCACAAGAATGGAAGGATTCTAGAGTTCAAGAGGCATGTGACCTTAAGCCAATAAGGTTAAAAGGGTTCAGCTGTTATATTTTCATGACACCAGCACGAAGCTCTACTCTTACAAAAAATTAAGCTActtcaaaaatgcaaaatggagTGGGATTGGCTAAACAATAGTTAAACCACAAATTACCTGAAAACTAATTTTCTCTATGCCTTCTTATTACGATGACAGCCAACTTGATTTAAAAGTGTTACAGAAGGTCATACTGTACTCACCTCCATTTGCTTTCTTGTCCACAATTCGTTTAGTGAACCATTTTAAGGTTTCTTCTTTGGTGCCTTTTGCAAGCTCTATTACTACCAGAGGTCTGAAGTTAGGCTCAAAAGCATCCAAGAAAGACCAGCTTTCTGCCATCTTTTGAGAGCTTTCTAagtacaaaagcaaaacaaaaaggccAGTGTTAAAAAAAGTTTGGTATCAAtctaaaaaacacaaaaccttaCTATAGTGAGTTACACATGTCTGTCCTTAGCAAAGTGGCAGGTGCCCACTTCTGTGGACctactgaaaacagcagtacAAGTAACCTCTCCAATTGTCACTTGGCAAGATGCTACCAGTCTTTGGTAGCATTTATGTCCTACTGTCTAAGTATGAAAATTGTTGTTGCTATGTATAGCAAAGTAGTAgtgatgagaaagaaaataaataaattaaaacaagtaATAAGGAGAAACTATCAACAAAAACAACAGCTTGCAATTTCCTACTGTGTATCTGtcagcaaatgaaaacattaacaGAAGAGACTATTAGTCAAACACATATCTAAAACCTATAAGCTTCTCCTGTGTGCAAACACATTATACATTTAAAGAGGAACCTTCACAGTTATTCTTGTGAAGCTTCAACCATACCAAGGAAACTTACACCACCTTGGGTAGGTGAGTAGGACATCTATCATATAGATAGGCAAATTATGCACAAAGCACTTAAGTGACTTGTTGATATAAACCAAGTGTTCTGTGACAAAGTCCAGCTGCAAAGTGTTGAGCATCAGCATAACTTTATATGTAAATAATCCAAATGATCTAAGTGAACCTttatagaatcatggaatcatttagattggaaaaaacctttaagatcatcgagaCTAACCATTAAcccaacactgccaagtcccACTAAACCctgtccctaagtgccacatctacacgtcttgtaaatacctccagggatggtaactcaaccacttccctgggcagcctgttccaatgcttgacaacccttttggtgaagaaatttttcccaatatccTGTCTAAACCTaccctggcacaacttgaggctgtttcctctcatcctattgcttgttacttgggagaagagactgacacccacctcgctacaacctcctttcaggtggctgtagagagcgataaggtcttccctcagcctccttttctccaggctaaacaacctcaGTTTCCTCAGCTGCTCCCCTTAAGTCTTGTTGACATTGTGCTTTCAACTTTTATATAAATGATTCTACAGAGATCATTATATCATGCTTCATAAAGCAACTTAGAGGTGTTGATATAAAAAGATAAATCTGATAACTAACCTAcgcagtttaaaaaaaaaaaacaccacaaaacctATCACAGGCTGAATTTACAACTGAGGGGAAGCTTTgggggtttgttggggttttttttctattaacttCACTGAAGAAAGGATTTTACCCACTGTCTGTAAGCAGTTTTTCCCCACCTGTTCAAAGACTGAAACTACTTAATTTCTAAGTAAGTTGCTCTAAGGATGCAGTTCAGCTTTCATGACAGTTACACTTCTGTGATTCAGAGAAATCACAATCTCTGGTATTTCCTATAAATTATCCTACAAAATACAGTAATACTGTAAACATATGCATATCATAATAAACACACCTATTTGCTTTTGACTGgcaaaaaaagctttcaagcCAAATTTCAATTTCAGTTAGTTTCACTTGCCCcttcacatgcacacagttCTGCAGCATTCGGATTTACAGCTCTGAACCCAAGTATGTGTGTCTTTAAAAGACATACACTAGAttaataaagtatttaaaatcattttagatGCAAATCGGTACAAGCAGAGATGCAAATCGGTACAAGCAGAATGAatcaaaggaaaatgtgatCAGGGATAAGGCACAGTGTCAATGATTGACTACACTGTCTTGACGAGTCACTCCACCTAACTGCATCATTTTCCATAAtcagttttatctttttaaagaagatgCCTGCCACGTTGTGCATACTGCAATTCCtaaagaatttaaaaaccaaaaagcactagataattattaaatattactAGTTAACAGTATCGCTTCACAGAACAGTTATCTTCCCAAAACGGGCTTTGTATAAACAGCATGCTACTCCTCAGTAAACTTGGCTCCTACCACTTATTCAGAATTATCGTGCTTGGTGTGGTGACTAAGTAAGATTTGTTATTTTTAGGCATATTACTACGGAAAACCAGAACAGGGCTGAAGCACCCTTCCAACCTGCGTTTGTGATTTCCTGTACCGCAGAGTAGCCAGTTCGGTGCCTAGCACAGACCCTACGGGGTGTAACCTGGCCTCTACTCGCACACCTACGGACACGGTAACTTACGACAGACCCCGAAGCGTGGggaggaaagacaaaaagacTTCCAGGCCCCGCAGCCACCTCCCGGTCAGGAAGCCGCTGGGTGGCCGCCCAGGGCGGTCTCCAAGCCAGCGCACCCCTCAGGGCAGAGGGAGCCGCAGCCCCCTTCCAAGGGGCGGCCCACACGACGGTGGCCGTGCGGAGCAGCGGCAGGCTCGCTGCCCGGCCGCCCtgcccccggcccggcctccCCGGGCAGCCAGAAGCGGCAGGGCCCCTCGCCGCGGCCGCTCTGAGGCGCCCACGACGGCGCCCTCCCGCTGCCCGGCCGCGCCCCTCGCTCTCCTTTCCGAGGAACCGGAGGAccggggaggagagagagagagaggcccGGccgccacccccacccccaccccggcaCGGCCGGTGACTCGGCTCCCTCACGCCAGGCCGCGCTCCGCCAGCGGGCGCCGCCCGCCCAGCTCCCTACAACCCCCCCGCCAACCGGAGCCCACCGTGGCAGCACGAGGCGGGCACGAGCCCGAGCGCTGCCCGCGtcggcgggggggcgggggggcgcggGGAGAAGTGCCCGTAGCTGCGGCGGGCACCGCGCCGGGAACGGGCCGGCTCCAGGCCCGGCAGCCTCCCCGCCCTCGGGAACGCCGCCGGACGAGCGTGCCTGGGCGACGGGGGTGCGGGAGCGACTCGGCGCCACAGCGGGGAAGGCCGGGGTGGGCGGGAAGGAGGAAGGCTCCTCCCctcgcggcggcggcggcggcggaggcagCGAGagccccatcccactgggtgacGGCCGCCCACCCCCCCACTCACCGCCGGCTGCCGGCTCCACATCCGCAgggcagggcggggcggggcgggagaGGCGCCGGGGCGGCCCAACGTGCCAGCGGCTGCCGCTGGCCACGCCTCTCCGCCCCGtggccccgcccgccgcggctggctctcctcctcccattGGCCGGAGGCGGTgctgccccgccccgccgcgccccgccccgccccgccccgctccggtCTGCTCGCGTGCTCATGGGGCACGGGCGCGACGGCTGAGGCGCGGCTGTGACCGTTGGTGGGGGTTGGGGGCCCGGCGTCTGTCTGTGTCCGTTCGTCCCTCCCTTGTGCATAATGCTTTCAAGATACTTTTATTGCGGTGTTTTATCGGCACTCGTATGGACCCTGAGCTCTCGCttcatccttttattttttttgcaccTTTCCCTTCCCGTGCTGTCTCCTGTGAGGCCAAATCTCCTTCTGAAGCTTGAGCTAAAAACCCTGCGCTTCAATGGGGTTAGTTTTATTTCCAGACATCGTTTCCTACAGGCAAAAGAGGACGTTTTTGCATTTTGATAGCCAAGGTTTTTGTGGAGAGTCTAATTCCACACATCCATTTGTAGCTGAGAAGAGCAAAGTGTGACTGCAGAGCAGGGGTGGCAGGCGAAGAAGCTGGCTAGCAAAGCACGCTCCCCTGCTGGGCTTGTGGAAGTTCTTTTAAACCAGGTTCTCCGAATATTTTTTGTTTCGGACAATATTGGGGCCTTGAGCGTTTCTTGCAAGTTAGGTCAACCTACACATGTGAACAGTGCACACAGATGTAGAATGAGAACAGAAACTGTCCCTCACAGCTTGAAAGGCACCGGCTGGGAGTTGCACAGTGTTTGCCTCTGTGGTTTGTGCCAAGTAGGTGCACACCACATGGCTTAACAGCAAATGCCTCTGAGCTACTGAGTGGATTCATAACAGCTTACCAGGTAAGATGAGACTGGTGTAAACCAGTTGGCCTCAAGGCAACTTCGTTTTGGCTTATCCACTGGAACTGGGGTGTGACCACAGGAAAAAGCCCCATTGGTAGAGGTTTTATAGAGCCAATGTGTAGACCCCATACAGAACACAACTGCCAGAGGGTAAGCTTTATCCCTTCTCTAGCATCTGGCTATTATTCAGCATGCACTTTTCAGCATATTTGGAAATACATACAGATTTAAAATTTGtaaattttacagtgaaaagTTTGGTTTGTATTCTGTAGCCAGTATAAAGTACCAGTTTCTGGTGATAAgtttttctattatttataGCTAATGAAGCAGTGAGGGACTAGGGCACCCCAGAAGTGGAGATATGTGAATACTTGAAATTCAAGTACTACAGACTGCAGGGGGAGTAGCAGACAGACACGGTCTCTATCAGCTAGTTTGGGCAGAATGTGTTAGACTTCTCAAACTGTGTCTCAGTCTTGTCCAGCTCCCGCTGGCCTAACCGTATAGTTATTCACCACTGAGTGTCTCTGTGAAAACTCTCACTTCCTGAAGAGATAACATGGCAATAACAGAGACATGGGTTTAACAAAAGGGGGTTTTTTAGACATACTTTATTCCTGTCTTTTGCACGTTGGAAGTCTCCAGTTATGATGCATCTCATGAGTATCCACAATGTCTTCATGGGCTTTGGTCTCTGTCTTTTAGAAGCCCTCTGGCCTTCTTGGCCTGACATCTTCATTCTGCTAGTGGTTtacaaaaaatccttttaaaaacaatctcTGACACCTTCTTCACTTCTGAGCTATCAGTGGGGATTTGCTATTATCCAATTACTTTGGCCCAGTGCAAAGAGTCATTCAATATCAATGTCTTTTCTGGTATCAAATTCATTGTTCTACTGGATAGGGTCATTTAATGTCAATATTCCTTGATGGGACCGTCACATTTACTCAATGTCATCTATCCACTAGGTGTCACATTCTTGCTATGCAATGAATTCTTAACTGTTACACTCTCCGTTTTCTTCTAAAAGGTTTGCATTTTGCTAGTCATGCATAAAGGTTAGCACATAATCCCAtgttcacaaaagaaaaataggattCATAAGTAGATGGTGGAAGTGTCTAGAAAGTAATCTGCATACACATACACTGCTGGCGCAGTGGAAACAGTCTCACCATGATGGCAAAAAGTAAATTACCTTGTGCCAAGCACAGTGTTGTAGTGACTAGAAATTTTCCAGTAGGAGGATTAGCTAATTTAAAGATGGATCAGGTATGTTCACCCTAAACTGCAAACTGCACTATCACTATAGCTAAATATAAAGCCCAAGCTTGTATCCATTTGTGACTGTAGTCCAGTCTTGTGATTCTGTTAGCTTATTATAGCATTTTCATGGTCTGTCTCTGTCAGTCACAATGCAGACTGTAGCCAGAGTATAATGGATGAGCTGTagtaaggcagaaaaaaagagagacaaaaaagaATCCATCAAAATTTCAAGAGCAGAGGACTTTTTTATTCTGTGGTTAaccctcttctccctggacTAGTAACTACCACAGTACTTAACTAAATTAAGAAGCCAGTAACCTACTGCAAAGTGAAATTCTCTTTTACACCTTGTTGAAACTCTGCTCACATTTTGGGTATAGTTCAATGGCTAGCTGAGCCCATCCAGCATCTCACTGCTACTAAAAAGGTGAGATCTCACTCCCAGTCCACCATTACCGTTTCCTTCTCCTTGTGCCCTCATTGCCAGCTCTAAGGCTCTGCTCCATACTTGCACCAACTCTGGCACTTGTCAGATCTTTCTCTGAGCCCATTGAATTTACCAGCTCCACAGAAAACTACACTCTTTtgactggttttgctttgttctatTTTAGTGATTTAAATAAACTCAGAGAAAGGCTAGATAAGATCAAGAGTTGGCACAAGGTAAGTACCTTTCCATACAACAAACCTTATTGATTCAAATGCACATAGACATATGTATGGTATGACAACCATATTTTATATAGTCACATAAATGAGGTTAATATTGGCTCTTATCTGAAGTCACACATAATAGCAATCATTTTCTTAAGATTTACCTTTACCTAGGTTTTGAGGCATACTGGAACATTGTGTTATTGTAAAAGTAAGGAGCAATTAACAGTAAAATATGCTTTTCACTCACAAGCTAATGACATATTGGTTTGAGTGTAAAATGGATGATGGAACACCTAAAGTTTAAGGCTAACATGgtaattacattaaaattttagtaattaaatttaaattaatgtatttgTCAGCGTAAGATATACTGACATTTTACCAATCTATCTTCAGCAGTGGTTTTGATCAGATTATACAGGATCTTTCCAACAGTGTAATAAACATTACTAAAATGCTTTTACCTTCCTGCAAATggaggagaaattattttttgagtCACACCTGGTGCAATTTTTACATCCTGCCAGGAATTTTCACAAAAGTGTGTTCAGGCAGTCCAAGCATCCTTGGGGTCAAAGTGTGGAAGCTTTAATTCACAAACACGGAGCAACAAATCTGATCAATTTTAATCTGTAAAGCACAAGGAAGATGCATCTCTTCCATTTCACACTGTGTCTAGCTGATTAGAAACATCTGGTTTTATCTGAGGTATCTATTTCCAAATTAGGTCATCAAAGAGCAAGAACCCCTGTCCAGTcaaacaaaatggaaacagcATAAAAAGAGGAGGATCAGCTTGCCTAAGCCTGGAAGAGATGAGAGAAACCACTCTCAAACTCCCAGAAGGAGCAGGTAAAAGGTAAAACATCTGCATAAGATGTTAATCATCATTTATGCGTGAATTGAAGGAAAGTGAATTAAAAGTCCTcaaggccaatagcatcctggcttgtatcagaaatagtgtggccagcaggaccagggaagtgatcatcctcctgtactcggcactggtgaggccgcagctcaaatactgtgttcagtttggggcccctcactacaaggaagacattgaggtgctggagcatgtccaaagaagggcaacggagctggtgaagggtctagagaacaagtcttatgaggagcagctgagggaactggggttgtttagcctggagaaaaggaggctgagggaagaccttatcgctctctacagccacctgaaaggaggttgtagcgaggtgggtgtcagtctcttctcccaagtaacaagcaataggatgagaggaaacagcctcaagttgtgccagggtAGGTTTAGACAggatattgggaaaaatttcttcaccaaaagggttgtcaagcattggaacaggctgcccagggaagtggttgagttaccatccctggaggtatttacaagacgtgtagatgtggcacttagggacagggtttagtggtggacttggcagtgttgggttaatggttggactcaatgatcttaaaggttttttccaacctaaatgattctatgattcaaagTTCATTCCACCTGGGCAGAAGATACTTGGTTTATTTGTTAGTCCATGGCTAAAAACAGTACTGCGTAGTCAATTGGTTAATTACTATGAGTTATTAGATAGCAGAATTTAACATCTTCTAACAAAACATGCAGAGACTGGATTCATCAGTAGCCATGATGCTATGACTGGGGCTGTGCCTCACAGAGGTCCCTGACTGCACCATCTGGTGCAGCCTTTCAGTAGACTGTTTTTCAAATAGCTGTTATAATAGTATCTCTGCCTGAATTAGGAACTGAAGGAAGACTATGCTAACTCTTAACTAGCCTGCTAAATTATGATCATAGCAGAAAGAGCTTAACCAAGGTTTGGGAGAGCCAAGTTCAGGAATTTAGTGTTCAGTAAAAGTCATTCCAGCCACTACCTTCAAAGTAACACTCACCACAGATAATGACGTGATAAATCCCCTTACAGTCCTACTCTGAGGGCTTTGAGTCATGAATGGCAATGGCCATAGGAGGGCTGAAGAAGTTAATGATTCCAGCTGTCTTTCACCCCTTGTGCCTGAATTCAGCTGCTATTCAGTTGCTGGACAACCACAACATGAGGCTTTAAGACAAACCAAAATCAGAGAGCAGGAATACCATCAGCCATCCCAAACTACATCAGATGTGCACATGATGGTTTTTATTGTGcttcatgaaatatttcatgtgtTCTTACAGACAACTTCATGAAAGCACCTATATAAAAGGCAGATACCACATCTTTACTTTATATCGTCCATTTTACTCTAACTTTTAAGTAACTTGAAGCATAACTTGGGAACTGGTCTTTTATGGAGCTCTTGACTATGAAAAGATGAGTTGTGTAAGTTTTTGTAGCTGATTCTTCAAACTGTCATAAATTGATTTCTCTAGGGCTTATACAGTTAGGCAAGGGCTGTAGCACTGGCATACTGCTGGCAAAACAATCATAGATTTGACAGCTGTCCAACAGTTTTAAATCTAAAGACTCTGagatctgttttcctttcatacaGTAtacactgctgtgttgtatgaTACATTTGCAAGACTGCATAGAATTTCTTTGTTTACTTACTGTCCCCTGGTATGAACTGTACATCTGTTCATTTGACTGTTCTCACCATTGCttggaaaaatgacaaaactagTTAAATCAGCTAAACTAGGTATTCTATTTCTATTAATTGCTATTTCTAAGGGCCCAAGCTTgtcattattactgttgtcgGACTAGTTTACATACTACATCTACATACTCAGAAACATAGcttcctcttcattttcagatgaCCCCCAATTGGATGAGATGACTCATCCAAGActccaaaacagaaataaaaatcacaagcCTTGAATAAATCACTCTTAATTTTTTGACCAAAATATAAATGTGATCACTGGACCTTGCAAAATTATGGCGCTTGTCCCCTTagaaaccaacaacaacaagaacaaaatattGAACTAATGAAAATAGTACCATTTGAAATAATCAATGAAACACTGCAAAGCCATCACTAAAGTAATACTagctattaaagaaaaaactggATGAGTCAAAAGAGAAAGCCTTTTGCTGTATCTGCTCTACAGGGCCAGCAAGCAAAGCACTGATAGAACAAGGAGGTGTGCATATGCTACTGTTGAAAGACTGCATGTGTTGATCTAGTTCAACATGTATTTTTGGTATCTAGTTAGTTCCTTGAATGCTAAGTCTGGTACCGTTTTTCACCATCAGAGTCCGTGTGGGTCCCAGTGCTGTCATCAAATGTTCAGGGCATGGGGTAATAAAGATACAAGGTTTCTGTCAGTTCAGGGGAACACCAGGTGCTCTgagtgaaactgaaaaaaatgtttaaactgACCTGCCTGCTATACCAGAGACATAATGTTTGTAAATGTAAAGAAATTTTCTATGAATTCTAACTAATTAGAGACTAGTATATTATCTTTATTAGTATCAAGTGGCCCACTTAAAATTTAGTACTATAAGTCTGTACAGAAAAACCTTGATTTTATCAAGGTCAttaaatttgtcttttatttctgtagtgtATAATACTATAATCTGATTTGAAGCACACTCAGATGTATCAAACCtagttttaaaaagtctttatttTAGTGAAAATCATCTCCAATCAGCAATTAGAAATGCAGTGTGGTAGAAAACAGGAATCCTATTTCTGTTCTCCTCATTTAGTTCCTTCTGAAGCAGATGTCTAGTGTTTGTTAAGATGGAATAGCAGAAGAGTGTAGTATTTGCTCCATTTTAAGCCTCAGAAGGGACTGCTCCTTCGTGCTAGTACTACAGTGAAATAAGCTAagcaaaacattaaattaaaaaaggattCTCCATTCTTAATATCAAATGTCAAGTCAAGTGAAAGTCAAGAAAAGATTAACAATTAATATTGCccttaaaaatctttttcctgGGGGATCTGAAGTCATGTATTGAAAACAGTATGGAATGCAAGTTCCgtttggggtttctttctttttcaggaaaaataaaatagtattttggTATTGCGTTATATAACCAAGAATCTGTGTTCACTTCAGATTTAATGAGAGTGACAGGTCTCTGGGTACAGACAATCTCAGTTAGTCCAGGCTGGGTGTGAGTGGGTGTATTTAAAGCTGTGTGTGAGTCACAGTGAGTCCCACTAGTATTGCATGTGAGGCCCTAGAACTCATGGGAACATAATGCTTTATGTGTTACTGCAGTCTTGGGGTGGATGGAGGCTCTATATGAAGATGACAGATGAAGGCTTCTCTCTTCTGTGTAGGGCCACGCGTTG comes from the Haliaeetus albicilla chromosome 2, bHalAlb1.1, whole genome shotgun sequence genome and includes:
- the LOC138688426 gene encoding skin secretory protein xP2-like is translated as MGGGEPAAAGGATGRRGVASGSRWHVGPPRRLSRPAPPCPADVEPAAGGEWGGGRPSPSGMGLSLPPPPPPPRGEEPSSFPPTPAFPAVAPSRSRTPVAQARSSGGVPEGGEAAGPGAGPFPARCPPQLRALLPAPPRPPADAGSARARARLVLPRWAPVGGGVVGSWAGGARWRSAAWREGAESPAVPGWGWGWRPGLSLSLLPGPPVPRKGERGARPGSGRAPSWAPQSGRGEGPCRFWLPGEAGPGAGRPGSEPAAAPHGHRRVGRPLEGGCGSLCPEGCAGLETALGGHPAAS